Proteins encoded in a region of the Trypanosoma brucei gambiense DAL972 chromosome 11, complete sequence genome:
- a CDS encoding receptor-type adenylate cyclase GRESAG, with the protein MPAVLYGLSSAPHTRASSHRMRHVTLQRGAKVIGSLLLLIMLTVGSLARPIEATDVVTVKVLSLMYGAGSPNDVVDSLNAGLGASLAAREDEVSSMFKVSLIQPSSYDEPIEQLFNTTVERTNNELLVIVGPLGNQNVLWVQDRLEVHDLVAFAPLSYSDKTRGWNPHFYYPSVEPDAELLALVRYAIVFLRVPRVGFMYLKDTHFGETSLLFARDVMSMMGYKLCGTFAIEGGDDRSEDATFEAEWKQFVDTRPQAVLLFGSPHDLTAKFITKMVTDNRTAGAYVLTVSNMQNFLLKNWKNALEVAGANLKPGQIVITGTSPLAGDAQYEVIQRFQREMTKHLETNKDWGGFAKPGHFSTNHNDGELMVLGWLAGELLVRALVESVSLTNRTLFKASLYNQRRYLIDDMVIGDFGGECSEDAQRQGAVRRCNQGGNIVYMKKVVDQYHLEPLREGFLTWGTSRCFSEGVRVGAPLSGVVILASDHTVAHRANSRYFSGATALSRNDRIWEDDRLFLHPLESSLSGAATDLHDNRDKIVISAVFGVVTNDVLSTEGLIFFDPMVVFPQLSMFRRHVIHFFPTLAQELYVFARYLSHSESSFADAIIRSDEAGEIAKVLAMSLVTFGVSPGFGVFLDVASPIRESHLKRGGDTFVLGLTAPDVKLISKHLETHPEARVFITFTDLVLLYEEFISEFNATTSTKAQRLFFATSLPHWADNSSKSETITAYHRAIPDPKQWSPMSLRGFAIARVMQTLLAPMKKVNAALLAEQVFWQTSFVVDDMKYGPFNDVDCVANGVQLSSNCVWNYGATDIAVWSFARVLNPSLPVAEDPITPSMEYKKPREQLTSSEIAGIVMGSVIALMLFATLGVALLCSRRNKRDNDRAPREPTDPVTLIFTDIENSTAQWAAHPDLMTEAVAAHHRLIRALVLSHNCYEVKTIGDSFMIASKHPSQAVQLAADVQLMFLHNDWGTDVFDNFYRELEETNAKEDNEYTSPTACLDPEVYSRLWSGLRVRIGIHTGLCDIRHDEVTKGYDYYGPATNMAARTESVANGGQVLITHATYMSLSESERQQFGVTALGPVALRGVPQPVQLYQLSAVPGRTFAALRLDREYFFEDENETTNSTSENSSSRAELGESAQMIMTSLQMLLSTFKGPQREKLLTPYCERWRVPLPRKCTRVWDEEYCQEVMRRIAAKVGHVADHCAVGQSNHSTSTLSSASVVIISENKAFLDTCSSML; encoded by the coding sequence ATGCCGGCAGTTTTGTACGGTTTGAGTTCTGCACCACACACACGGGCGTCCTCTCACCGTATGAGGCACGTGACGCTACAACGAGGTGCAAAGGTTATTGggtcgctgttgttgttaataATGCTGACAGTCGGTTCACTCGCAAGGCCAATTGAAGCAACAGATGTTGTGACAGTCAAAGTGCTGAGCCTCATGTACGGCGCCGGCTCCCCCAACGACGTCGTTGACTCCCTCAACGCAGGTCTGGGTGCATCCCTTGCAGCACGTGAAGATGAAGTGAGCTCGATGTTCAAGGTTTCTCTAATCCAACCTTCGTCGTACGATGAGCCAATCGAGCAGTTGTTTAACACCACAGTAGAAAGGACGAACAACGAGCTTCTGGTCATCGTGGGGCCACTGGGTAATCAAAATGTACTTTGGGTACAAGACAGGCTAGAGGTGCATGATTTGGTTGCCTTTGCACCTCTTTCTTACTCTGATAAAACCCGTGGGTGGAATCCCCACTTCTATTATCCAAGTGTCGAGCCAGATGCCGAGTTACTTGCCCTCGTCCGCTATGCTATCGTATTCCTTCGGGTCCCGCGCGTAGGCTTCATGTACCTCAAGGACACGCACTTTGGTGAGACCTCGCTTCTATTCGCACGGGATGTGATGTCTATGATGGGATATAAGTTGTGTGGCACGTTTGCTATCGAAGGCGGTGATGATCGGAGCGAGGACGCTACATTCGAGGCGGAGTGGAAACAATTTGTGGATACACGCCCGCAGGCTGTTCTGTTATTTGGTTCCCCACACGACCTCACCGCGAAGTTCATTACGAAGATGGTGACGGATAATCGCACGGCAGGAGCGTATGTACTTACCGTCTCCAATATGCAAAATTTCCTACTCAAGAACTGGAAGAATGCACTGGAGGTGGCTGGTGCCAATCTCAAACCCGGACAAATCGTCATCACCGGCACAAGCCCACTCGCTGGTGATGCGCAATATGAAGTGATCCAACGCTTCCAAAGGGAGATGACTAAACACCTAGAGACAAACAAGGACTGGGGCGGTTTTGCGAAGCCAGGGCACTTTAGCACTAACCACAATGATGGGGAACTGATGGTTCTCGGGTGGCTCGCTGGGGAGTTGCTTGTGCGGGCACTAGTTGAAAGTGTCTCATTAACGAATCGTACCCTATTCAAGGCTTCACTGTATAATCAGCGCCGCTACCTGATCGACGACATGGTGATTGGTGACTTTGGCGGTGAATGCAGTGAGGACGCACAACGTCAAGGTGCCGTCCGCCGTTGCAACCAAGGGGGTAATATAGTGTACATGAAGAAGGTTGTTGACCAATATCATTTGGAACCACTAAGGGAAGGATTCCTGACCTGGGGTACATCGCGGTGCTTCAGCGAGGGTGTCCGCGTAGGTGCCCCGCTTAGCGGTGTCGTCATATTGGCGTCCGATCACACTGTTGCTCATCGTGCCAATTCTCGGTACTTTAGTGGTGCAACGGCTCTCTCACGTAACGACCGGATCTGGGAGGATGACAGGCTCTTCCTTCATCCCCTCGAGTCCTCACTTTCAGGGGCGGCAACAGACCTTCACGATAACCGCGATAAAATTGTCATTTCTGCTGTCTTCGGCGTCGTGACCAATGATGTGCTTAGCACAGAAggtcttattttctttgaccCGATGGTGGTTTTCCCTCAGTTGAGTATGTTCAGACGGCATGTTATACACTTCTTTCCTACGCTCGCACAGGAGCTCTACGTATTCGCCCGATACCTCTCACACTCGGAAAGCAGCTTCGCCGATGCCATTATCCGAAGCGATGAGGCAGGTGAAATTGCCAAGGTATTGGCAATGTCATTGGTGACATTTGGCGTGTCACCTGGTTTTGGAGTGTTCTTGGATGTTGCTTCCCCTATTCGTGAAAGTCATCTCAAACGCGGTGGCGACACGTTCGTCCTTGGACTCACAGCTCCTGATGTAAAATTGATATCCAAGCACCTTGAAACCCACCCTGAGGCTCGAGTTTTCATCACCTTCACGGACCTGGTACTGCTGTACGAGGAGTTCATATCAGAGTTCAATGCAACTACAAGCACTAAAGCACAGCGCCTATTTTTCGCCACTAGTTTACCGCATTGGGCTGATAATAGTTCCAAATCAGAAACCATTACTGCTTACCACAGAGCTATTCCCGATCCGAAGCAGTGGTCACCGATGTCACTGCGTGGTTTCGCTATCGCCCGAGTGATGCAAACTCTCCTAGCACCcatgaagaaagtgaatgcCGCTTTACTCGCAGAGCAAGTGTTTTGGCAAACGTCGTTTGTTGTCGATGACATGAAGTATGGGCCCTTTAACGATGTCGACTGCGTCGCTAACGGCGTGCAACTGTCGAGTAATTGTGTTTGGAACTACGGTGCCACAGATATCGCTGTGTGGTCCTTCGCTCGTGTTCTGAACCCTTCTCTTCCTGTAGCGGAGGATCCCATTACGCCTTCGATGGAGTATAAGAAGCCTCGCGAGCAACTAACATCCTCTGAGATTGCTGGTATCGTAATGGGGTCAGTTATCGCGTTGATGCTCTTTGCTACCCTTGGTGTTGCACTACTATGCAGTAGGCGGAACAAGCGTGATAACGACCGAGCGCCGAGGGAACCAACTGATCCCGTGACACTTATCTTCACTGACATCGAGAACAGCACAGCCCAGTGGGCGGCGCATCCCGATCTCATGACGGAGGCGGTAGCCGCGCACCACCGCTTGATCCGTGCACTGGTGCTGAGCCATAACTGCTACGAAGTTAAGACCATTGGAGACTCCTTCATGATCGCGAGCAAGCACCCGTCCCAAGCGGTTCAACTGGCAGCAGATGTTCAACTCATGTTCTTGCACAACGACTGGGGTACGGATGTATTCGACAATTTCTACCGTGAGTTGGAGGAAACGAATGCGAAGGAGGATAATGAATACACTTCTCCTACTGCATGTCTGGACCCCGAAGTGTACAGTCGGTTATGGAGTGGTTTACGCGTACGCATTGGTATTCACACCgggttgtgtgatattcggCATGATGAAGTCACAAAAGGTTACGATTACTACGGTCCCGCCACCAACATGGCAGCACGCACGGAGAGTGTTGCTAACGGTGGGCAAGTATTAATAACACATGCAACTTATATGTCTCTGAGTGAGTCGGAGCGGCAACAGTTCGGTGTGACCGCACTCGGACCCGTGGCATTGCGTGGCGTTCCTCAACCGGTGCAGCTGTACCAGCTAAGTGCGGTACCGGGTCGTACCTTTGCAGCCCTACGCCTTGACCGGGAGTATTTCTTCGAAGATGAAAATGAGACCACCAACTCCACAAGCGAAAATAGCTCGTCACGTGCGGAGCTCGGTGAATCGGCACAAATGATTATGACTTCACTTCAGATGTTGCTCAGTACCTTCAAGGGTCCGCAGCGTGAGAAATTGCTAACGCCGTACTGTGAGCGCTGGCGTGTGCCGCTACCCCGGAAGTGTACAAGAGTGTGGGATGAGGAATATTGTCAGGAGGTTATGCGTCGCATTGCTGCAAAGGTCGGGCACGTGGCGGACCACTGTGCGGTGGGTCAAAGCAATCACTCCACAAGTACACTGAGCAGCGCATCAGTGGTGATTATCTCCGAAAACAAAGCTTTCCTCGATACATGTTCTTCCATGCTTTGA